CACTCCCAGGAGTGAGAGGTCGAAGGAAACAATCAGAAGATCATTAATTTCACTATTACAATACCGTAAAGTGAATCCGCAGAGGGCGACATTAACCTCCGTTAACTCATTTTTATTATAGATTATAAATAGGATATATATTTCACAAATGTGATTATAGGAGGATCCATTATTTCTTGCCCTTAGATAAGTTGTTTTTACTTCTCCCCATATTTGAACCTGAGTACATGTATGGTGAAGGAGGGGTATAGTAGTATTGAGGAACATAGTAGTAAGGTTCGTAGTAAGGAACCATTGGCGTTTGTGTGTGAGAATAATGTCTTTCACTACCcttattgtcatttttagtattatcattattgtTGCTGTTATTAACATGGTTACTACCGATATTCTCGTTATTGTCGACATAATTATTATCATTGCTGTTGAAACTTGGTGTAGTTGGCACTAGAGAGGGTGAAGAAGGAGGTAGGGAGGATAGCGATAGGGAGGAGCTGGAAGAGTTTGTAATGACGCCCAAACCCAAAGTCTTCTTTCTCCTGCGCTTCTTCTTAGGGGGATTGCCACACCTATCTTTGCCGTAAGATATAAGCAGCTTCTCATACCTATTCTCCAACGATTGATGAAGATCGTTGACGTTGTTGTTTAAATCGTGAACCGCCTTTATAGAGTACCTTATATCGGTGAAGTTTATAAAGGCACAAGCgccatttttgaaataattGACCTGTTCAATTTGGCCAAAAATGGAGAAATCCCTCCTCAAGGTCTCCTCTTTGGGGATTGTATTGTACAATTTGACGCCATCcttccaaagaaaatcaacgCCTTCACGTTCAGTGTTTTCATTGACGCCTATATATAGATTCCTTGTGGCGTTATTCTCGTTAATTTCGATTTCGATTTCGGGCGATAAATAACCCGAGTTATGGCCCCAACCAACCTTGacatattttgaattgagAAACACATGATCGACATTAGCCCTAGCAATAAAATTAGCGGCATCAATATGTCTAATAAAAGTAATGAATGCAATTTTCTTGTGGGGTAGATATTTAATATTTTCCAGGTTACCACCACGAATGACATTACAAATCTCTTCAATAGACAGATTATTGGATAAGTTTCCCAAATAGACGGTCCTGTTACCTATATTGCTAGGTACGTCGACAATTGGATGGCTGAGATGATGGGATAATGCAGAGGACAATTGCAGTGACGACGTCGAGGAGGAATGTGCTGCTGGTGGTGGTATTGCAGATATTGCTGGTGGAGGATAATAAACGTAGTGATCATTTGACATTGGAGGGGTGAAGTCAACACTCGCCCTTCTACTATCATaaacaattgaatttgaacGTGAATTTATATCATAGTTGGAGTTTGAATTAGAATTAGAGtttaaatttgagaaggagaggTTATTTGCATCGATTTCAAATTGGTCGTTTATAGAAGAATCCAACATTTCATCATTACCGTATTCCAACTCTATTTGCGAGAGATCCCCTTTATCCTCGTCATCAATCTTTGCCAATAGATGGAATTGATTTTTACATTTCATTGCATTGATAATCGACGTGAATTTCACAAATGCCGCATTCTCAGaatcaatgaaattgaattcCACAACAATACCGAATTTCTCCAATAAATTTTGCAAGGATTCCTTAGATATACAAATGTTGGTCAAACAAAGAGCACGTGAAGCTCCATTTTCGTTGATTTCAAGTTGGATTTTCTCATTTACGGGAGGCAAGGCAATCAGTTCGACATTATGAGCCTTTAGGGCATGATTATAATAATGGCAGGCAATGAAGGAATCCACAAAGGAGAGAACCACTGATCCGTCATTTTGCAATTTGGCGGATTCTAGAGGaccaaatttgaaatccttcaacaattcaatGAGCGGTTTACTTTGAAAGTTGAGTATCTTTACTCCACGGTAGATATAGTCCTGGTTATCCGAGAGATGGTGGTTATGTTTCAGATGCGGGCCATTCTGAAAGAAGGGCGATCCAACTAGGAGCGACTGCGGCAACAACCGCTGAGAGAAGTCGTTTTCCAAGCTAGGTGTTGGCTGGCCCAGAGGAGAAAAGGCAAGCGGACTGTAGTTGGCACTGTGTATGTGTGCCTGGTGGTATTGCTGGTGTTGCTGATACTGGGTCCTGGACCCTCTCAAACGAAGCGAAGGTGGGTGCATTGGCCGTGTGTCCTGGCGATAGAAATACAAATGGTGGCTTTCCAACCTGTCCTGACTATAACAACTCTAGCGAATGTAATGGATAGAATGactttcttcaacaaacctaaaagaaaaacacgTTAAAATTATAAAACTACTGAAAACAAACTTGACAAGTGCAAACAATTAAAGACAACACAATAGACACCCAACTTCACCTGGACAAGTTGGGCAACTCCTCTTTCTTCCCTTAATTCCATTTCTTCCCTCTCGCGCGCGTCCTCTGCAGTGCATTGTCCCCAAGAGAAGTTTTCCTAATTCATTGTATTTTTCCCCCCTGCATTGTCCCCTGCCGGTCACGTGGCCCCATCCGATGGTTAAACACGTCACTACTTGAACGAACGTCAATTTGTGGCATCAATTTGAGGTGCTTTATCGCCGATATAGACCGCTCGTTTGTGCTTTCTACTCTTCGCAATTTCACATCTTCTTTTCTgatgtttatttttatttttatttttatatttttatttatattttatatttttattttatattttatttttatatttatttttatgtGTAATTATATATTGGCATATACCTATATAATTTAGAAACGTCTCATAAGTTCGTTAAAAGGCATTGTAGCCTCAGTTAGAGAGAGCTGGAGTTATGAAAGAgtgcaagaaaaaaaagcttgAAGTGAGAAAATCCTCCCAATGAGTCATTAGAtaatcaaaacaaagagaatgggaaaaaaaaaagccaaACAAAGAGGATATCCCCCATGAGCCAGAGATTCGCCGCTTAAGCATTGACCTTGGCAACGTGTTCCAACAAGTCAACAACTCTGGTGGAGTAACCATATTCGTTATCGTACCAGGAGATCAACTTAACAAAGGTAGGGGTTAAAAGAATACCAGCCTTTGCATCGAAAATAGAAGATCTAGAGTCGGACAAAAAGTCAGTAGAGACAACTGCATCTTCAGTGTAGCCAAGAATGCCCTTTAATTCACCCTCAGAAGCCTTCTTGATAGCAGCACAGATTTCTTCATAGGTggtttccttcttcaagttgACAGTCAAGTCGACAACAGAGACATCGACAGTTGGGACTCTCATGGACATACCAGTCAACTTACCTGCCAAGGATGGTAAAACCTTACCGACAGCCTTTGCAGCACCAGTAGAAGATGGAATAATGTTACCGGAAGCAGTTCTACCACCTCTCCAGTCCTTATGGGATGGACCATCGACAGTCTTTTGGGTAGCAGTGATGGAATGGATGGTGGTCATCAAACCAGCCTCAATACCAAAGTTTTCGTGGATAACCTTTGCCAATGGAGCTAAACCATTGGTGGTACAAGAAGCATTGGAGACAATGTTCAAGTCCTTGGTGTATTCATTGTGGTTgacaccaacaacaaacatTGGAGCATCTGCAGAAGGTGCAGTGATAATGACCTTCTTTGCACCAGCCTTCAAGTGCTTACTTGCACCTTCAACCTTGGTGAAGACACCAGTGGAGTCAATAACGTAATCAACACCAATCTTACCCCATGGAATGGATTCTGGGTCTCTTTCATTGTAGACAGTGATGTCATGACCATCAATAGTGATGGCATTGTCCTTACCAGAAACTTCACCCTTGTACTTACCGTGTGTGGAGTCATACTTGAACATGTATGCTGCATAATCTGCTGCAATAAATGGATCATTGATTGCAACAACATTGATGTCGGATCTAGAAAGAGCAACTCTTAAAACTAATCTACCGATTCTACCGAAACCGTTAATACCAACTGTGAAAGCCATTTTTTGTAATTGTGTTTGTTTGTGTGTTTTGTGTGTTTTGTAATGTGTTTGATacaaaaggagaaataaaTTATACAATAAATACAGTAGAATTATAACTCATCCAATTCTATCCTGGTGGCAAATTGCTCCCCTTATATACACTTCCCTCTTGGCTTTTCCTCCGTCCTCCTCCGCCACTAAAGTCACAACCTCCGGGTCGCTCATTTCCTCGCTTCACCCAATTCCAAAACAATCTCACCTGAGCATTCGCGCCATTTTccttccccccccccccttgGCTGGCCAACACCCAAGTTTCTCACTCGATACTTCTATTTCACATTGAACAATTGCCCCATTCTCGGCTCGGCTCACCCGGGGGGTGTTTTAAACCTCGTCATTTGAGAGGAAAGTTTATACTACTTTACACATTCTACCATAATTTGACACAAAGACACACTCTAAAAAATAGACATACCCCTTTTGGATCAGGTTAAATCAATCACCTCCCACGTCCATTGTTTAAATCAACAGGAAAACCCTCATTGTTATCCCCTTTTAATTCCAACCCCAAATCAAGACCCAAATctaaattcaaattcatctcCATATCCATATCCATATCCATATCGAAATCTAGCCCGtccaaatccaaatacGGCAGCCCCATCGACGCGTCGACGCCAAACGCATTGCTGTTGAAACTGTTGATGTCGATGCCGGTATCGTCCTTCTTGTCTCTACCATAGCCGGGCAGGGAACCGGTGGGACTTGCACGTGTATGTGCACTGGCATTGGCATTGACAATGCCATTCGTAGTTGCGTCACCACGGACGCAATTCGTGGTGTTGTTTGTAGGAAGTGATGTAGATACGCCAACAGGTTCTTCAACTGAACTATTGCTGAAAATATCATTCAGAGCATGCTGTTGCACACCTTGCTCTTTCCTAGAAATtgcttctccttctcctaTTCCTTCCTCAAATTGCTCTCTCATCTCACCCACTTCATCTCTGTCCCTCTTGACCCCCTGCCGTCCTTGGCCATCCGGGCGTGCCGTCTGTGAAGGCGTTTGTAGCTGTAACTGTTGTTGTAACTGTTGTTGTAACTGTTGGTGCTGCTGTGGTGGTAATGGTGATGGTACCCCCGCcgctgctgctgctgttgttgctgttgtggTTGTTGCTGAAACTTGCCTCTGTCCTTGTTGCCCTATATTTGCCTTCACACCAATTTGTGGTGACGACATTGTACTACTTCCAGCAGCTCGTCCTTTACCTCCAACCACTCCATTTCTTAACCGCCCCTTGCTTCTTGGTTGGGAGAGAATAGCATCAACGGCACTCTCCAAACATGCAACACAATTCTCACTGAGACACCCTAATAGTCCAATCCTTGTACTGATTTTCAATTCCTTCATCACATTACCTAGTAGAGTCTTGGATTCTTGAAATAACGACCCTCCTCTCGTATATTCCAATGCATTCTTGGCTGCCAATAAAGAATACCGGGCGCTTTGCCTACTCATATTGATCGGTATAGGCATATAATAGTATCCATGCTTTTGAGAATTCATCTCTTTGAATATACTCAAAATATTATTTGTAGCTTGCTGGATACTGATCATTGACGCTGAATTCCTCAAACCGTGCTCAATCATATTTCCTGATTCGTTGGCTAATAATGGCATATATATCAAGGATTTGGCTTGATAATATAGATAATAAAACATTAATTGAACCTCACTCATTGATTCAATATCAACGTCCTTGAAGTTTATACCTTCTCTTAATCCATTCTTCCAGCTCTCCAACAAATCTTCCATGATTAAACAATTTCCCTCATTTATGTTACTATGTTTCAGCCCATCGCTTCGCTTGAATACACTGTCAACTATCGTACCTAACACCTTGGAGTATCTCATCACACTCAACGCACTCTCACATACCTTACCAACTAAAGATAGACGATAGTTATCCTTGAAAGTTATGAAATTGATCCCTTCCTCATCTTCTCCCTCACCTTCTTCGTTGTCATTGCCAGTACCACTTCGTTCATTCTTTAGACTTGCAGGTAATGCACATTCAATCTCATAATCTTTTAACAACCTCGGCACACCTAATACAAAACTGGAAAAACTATCCAATGTATAAATACACCAAAACAAGATCCTCCTCTCTCCCTGTTGTAGCCTGCTAACATTCGATCCATTGCTACCTAATACTGCCGATGGGCATCTGTGTAACCTTAACTGCTGACACATGGTGATCATTCTCCCCCTCAACTCGTAACTCATGCTTAAATCGTCAGTATTCAAACAATACAACAATTCAATTGTTATGATCTGTAAGGAGGATATGGAACATATATTACTCATATTGGACTGAATTAACTGTTTAATTAGATGGTCATAGAATTGTAGTATCTCACTGTTACTGCTGATCTTATTGTTTCCATCACTATTTCCATTATGATCTTGAGAATACTTactattgttattgctgTTGCTATTGTAACCTTCGTTAATGTCATTACTGTTGCTACTACTATTATCAGTATTGTTATGATTACTACTTACATTACCGTTATCACTCAGCAAATCTTCCTCGTTTAAattgttcttctttaatttgTTGGCTACATTGGCTCTTTCATTTGAGATCATAACTAAACAAGTTATAATGACCAACAACTCTccaaatttctcaaatccTATCATTTCGCCATCTTCATATGAAACCTCCCGGcttttgatgaatttctTATAGTTCTTCATAAAGATTTCCTTGTTTAAAATCGGTATTGTCTTATTCCAAGTATTGAAATAAATCGTGATACAAATATCCAAGTTTATATTATTTGgtaaattcaaattattgaaaaattgtaCACTTTGCTCCTTGTTTaactctttgaaattgataccCTGAAAGTTTATGGGGAATAGCTTATATCTTTCATCCTCATTGTATGCTTGTTTCAATAACGCAATCGACCTCGCTGTTAAATATGGAGCTTTCGAGTCAAAACCATGTGTTTTGATAACCCTGGCCAATAAAGTGGGTATAAATAAGGTCTCCTCCGTCGATCTTGGAATTGACGCTGCAATCAAATTGGCTAGATTGAGGAAATTCTTGGTCCTGAGTTTGTTCTGTAAAGAGattgctgctgctgcacCAGGAGCAttgatttgttcaaaagaGTTGGGATTATACACAAAcctttgatattgattaTTTGCCTGTCTTTGCTTTTTGAATTCcttgattttatcaatggtATGGATTGGAGATTCATTCCCCTCCCACTGATGCTCGTTACTCGCCGAATAGAGCGAGTCTTCATCGCTCAACTCGCCTTgatcaacatcaacagaCCCTGCAATAGACACGGGACGATTGATAACTGAATGGTGCATTCCACAATTACAATTCTCATCATGACGATGATACTCGGATTCAAATGGTTGCAATTTAGATATATTTTCCATGTTTAACGCATGCACAGCAATTGGTGACTCACCCCTGCCTCCTCCATGAAGTGGTTTGGATGATCTTGTTTGTTCCCGAAGCAAAGATACTGCCGCTTGTTGTTCTTGGTGCAGCTGCACCTGTGCCTGCATTGGTGTTTGTGCTTGTGACAGTGGCTGCATTTGTGACGGCAATGATAATGAAGCATCTCCTGGCTGTAAGAGTTGCGGCTGCTGCTTTTGTTGTAATGATGGCCGttcgtcatcttcaacatctttTAAAGTCAATAGCTTCTGTAACTTCTTATTCTCGTATTCCAATTCTCTAACTCTCTCCTCGAGCGATTCTGTGTACCCTCTTGGGAACGCCTTTCGTGCAAGTTTGTCTGTGAATATGCAATCCAAACCAACATTCTTACAGTTGACACACTGCTCATCATCACCTTCGTAGAAACATCtaatcttctttttccgACACCGATCACACGCAACAGAGACCCTCATCGTCGTCGACCCCGGCTGTTTGATCGTCTTTGTCTTCTGATTTTGCATAGTTGCTTAACTCCCCCCACTGTTGGCTATATTTATGTAGTAAAAAGTGTGTTTATGTCATCTTCTCCACATTAAACAGAAACCCTGACTCATTTCTGCCTCTGCCTCTGCCTCTTTTAACTTTTTCTCCAcgaaaaaaatacaaaaatacaGAATTACCAGGTCCTGGACCGGAACTCCCCCAAAGCGGTAATTCAGATacaaaaacataaaatttTGCACTGGAGAATCCTCCCCTATAAAAGGGAGACGTCTGCCCTCTCTTTCCAGACGACAATCAGTCATTTTGGCTTTCTTATATTAAACATTAGACCCAGTTCCCACTGTTATGTTCTAGGACCCAACTCGGCATAACCAAAGAAAGGACAAAGACACGTTCAGAGGAACGTCTAATGTCTGCACGAGCTTTCTTTCTCTATTGGATAACACGTTTATTATGATGATACCCATAAACTAACAAcgaatttcttcaactgatAAACCATGAGGAAAAAACTTTGACAGAGCTTTTTAACCCTGATATAAACGtgtttgaagatgatgaagagagGCTACTAGAAATTgtacttttttttgtctttgtaaTTACTGTAGACACCTATGTGAGGTATATTCTCTATGAACTTACTATGGTAAGTCCTTACCTTCGTaaattttcctttgttgCCTAGATCCTTGGTAATTAATTTGGaagttggaagaaaaagagtaaaaaaaaaaagaaaaagattaaaaaaatttaaaaattacaataataataaaatgtACGAAATG
The window above is part of the Pichia kudriavzevii chromosome 1, complete sequence genome. Proteins encoded here:
- a CDS encoding uncharacterized protein (PKUD0A12790; similar to Saccharomyces cerevisiae YML117W (NAB6); ancestral locus Anc_8.844) gives rise to the protein MHPPSLRLRGSRTQYQQHQQYHQAHIHSANYSPLAFSPLGQPTPSLENDFSQRLLPQSLLVGSPFFQNGPHLKHNHHLSDNQDYIYRGVKILNFQSKPLIELLKDFKFGPLESAKLQNDGSVVLSFVDSFIACHYYNHALKAHNVELIALPPVNEKIQLEINENGASRALCLTNICISKESLQNLLEKFGIVVEFNFIDSENAAFVKFTSIINAMKCKNQFHLLAKIDDEDKGDLSQIELEYGNDEMLDSSINDQFEIDANNLSFSNLNSNSNSNSNYDINSRSNSIVYDSRRASVDFTPPMSNDHYVYYPPPAISAIPPPAAHSSSTSSLQLSSALSHHLSHPIVDVPSNIGNRTVYLGNLSNNLSIEEICNVIRGGNLENIKYLPHKKIAFITFIRHIDAANFIARANVDHVFLNSKYVKVGWGHNSGYLSPEIEIEINENNATRNLYIGVNENTEREGVDFLWKDGVKLYNTIPKEETLRRDFSIFGQIEQVNYFKNGACAFINFTDIRYSIKAVHDLNNNVNDLHQSLENRYEKLLISYGKDRCGNPPKKKRRRKKTLGLGVITNSSSSSLSLSSLPPSSPSLVPTTPSFNSNDNNYVDNNENIGSNHVNNSNNNDNTKNDNKGSERHYSHTQTPMVPYYEPYYYVPQYYYTPPSPYMYSGSNMGRSKNNLSKGKK
- a CDS encoding uncharacterized protein (PKUD0A12800; similar to Saccharomyces cerevisiae YGR192C (TDH3) and YJR009C (TDH2); ancestral locus Anc_5.155) encodes the protein MAFTVGINGFGRIGRLVLRVALSRSDINVVAINDPFIAADYAAYMFKYDSTHGKYKGEVSGKDNAITIDGHDITVYNERDPESIPWGKIGVDYVIDSTGVFTKVEGASKHLKAGAKKVIITAPSADAPMFVVGVNHNEYTKDLNIVSNASCTTNGLAPLAKVIHENFGIEAGLMTTIHSITATQKTVDGPSHKDWRGGRTASGNIIPSSTGAAKAVGKVLPSLAGKLTGMSMRVPTVDVSVVDLTVNLKKETTYEEICAAIKKASEGELKGILGYTEDAVVSTDFLSDSRSSIFDAKAGILLTPTFVKLISWYDNEYGYSTRVVDLLEHVAKVNA
- a CDS encoding uncharacterized protein (PKUD0A12810; similar to Saccharomyces cerevisiae YMR280C (CAT8); ancestral locus Anc_8.845) encodes the protein MQNQKTKTIKQPGSTTMRVSVACDRCRKKKIRCFYEGDDEQCVNCKNVGLDCIFTDKLARKAFPRGYTESLEERVRELEYENKKLQKLLTLKDVEDDERPSLQQKQQPQLLQPGDASLSLPSQMQPLSQAQTPMQAQVQLHQEQQAAVSLLREQTRSSKPLHGGGRGESPIAVHALNMENISKLQPFESEYHRHDENCNCGMHHSVINRPVSIAGSVDVDQGELSDEDSLYSASNEHQWEGNESPIHTIDKIKEFKKQRQANNQYQRFVYNPNSFEQINAPGAAAAISLQNKLRTKNFLNLANLIAASIPRSTEETLFIPTLLARVIKTHGFDSKAPYLTARSIALLKQAYNEDERYKLFPINFQGINFKELNKEQSVQFFNNLNLPNNINLDICITIYFNTWNKTIPILNKEIFMKNYKKFIKSREVSYEDGEMIGFEKFGELLVIITCLVMISNERANVANKLKKNNLNEEDLLSDNGNVSSNHNNTDNSSSNSNDINEGYNSNSNNNSKYSQDHNGNSDGNNKISSNSEILQFYDHLIKQLIQSNMSNICSISSLQIITIELLYCLNTDDLSMSYELRGRMITMCQQLRLHRCPSAVLGSNGSNVSRLQQGERRILFWCIYTLDSFSSFVLGVPRLLKDYEIECALPASLKNERSGTGNDNEEGEGEDEEGINFITFKDNYRLSLVGKVCESALSVMRYSKVLGTIVDSVFKRSDGLKHSNINEGNCLIMEDLLESWKNGLREGINFKDVDIESMSEVQLMFYYLYYQAKSLIYMPLLANESGNMIEHGLRNSASMISIQQATNNILSIFKEMNSQKHGYYYMPIPINMSRQSARYSLLAAKNALEYTRGGSLFQESKTLLGNVMKELKISTRIGLLGCLSENCVACLESAVDAILSQPRSKGRLRNGVVGGKGRAAGSSTMSSPQIGVKANIGQQGQRQVSATTTTATTAAAAAGVPSPLPPQQHQQLQQQLQQQLQLQTPSQTARPDGQGRQGVKRDRDEVGEMREQFEEGIGEGEAISRKEQGVQQHALNDIFSNSSVEEPVGVSTSLPTNNTTNCVRGDATTNGIVNANASAHTRASPTGSLPGYGRDKKDDTGIDINSFNSNAFGVDASMGLPYLDLDGLDFDMDMDMDMEMNLNLDLGLDLGLELKGDNNEGFPVDLNNGRGR